The proteins below come from a single Argentina anserina chromosome 1, drPotAnse1.1, whole genome shotgun sequence genomic window:
- the LOC126790015 gene encoding uncharacterized protein LOC126790015, protein MVNLVALQKPLLHGLMKMAGVKPYTVEIEPGTVMNFWVPKETLNKPKKGEKPEIISKPNKPVVVLIHGFAAEGIVTWQFQVGALAKKYSVYVPDLLFFGGSTTDKPDRSPALQAECVSRGLRNLGVDTCMLVGFSYGGMVAFKMAELYPELVRVMVVSGSILAMTCSVSEETMKRLGFESSSELLLPSTVKGLKALLSVASHKKLYFPDRLHRDFLEVMFTNRKERAELLEGLVIDSKDPNIPKFPQKIHLLWGENDQIFKQELAHNMKEQLGANATFEGIKKAGHLVHLERPCVYNRYLKRFLASLNELEAHN, encoded by the exons atggtGAACTTAGTTGCCCTACAGAAGCCCCTTCTGCATGGCCTAATGAAAATGGCCGGAGTCAAACCCTACACGGTGGAGATTGAGCCTGGCACGGTGATGAACTTCTGGGTTCCGAAAGAAACCCTAAACAAGCCGAAGAAGGGGGAGAAGCCCGAGATCATTTCCAAACCCAATAAGCCGGTTGTGGTTCTGATACACGGGTTCGCCGCCGAGGGAATAGTGACTTGGCAGTTCCAGGTGGGAGCGTTAGCGAAGAAATACTCGGTCTACGTTCCCGACCTCCTGTTTTTCGGGGGGTCGACCACTGACAAACCCGACAGGTCCCCGGCTCTTCAGGCCGAGTGCGTCTCTAGGGGGCTGAGGAACCTCGGGGTGGACACGTGTATGCTGGTGGGGTTCAGTTACGGCGGCATGGTGGCGTTCAAGATGGCTGAGCTGTATCCGGAGCTGGTGAGAGTCATGGTGGTGTCCGGGTCGATATTGGCGATGACGTGTTCGGTGAGCGAGGAGACTATGAAAAGGCTAGGGTTCGAGTCGTCGTCGGAGCTTTTGCTGCCGAGCACGGTTAAGGGGCTCAAGGCTCTGCTGTCGGTTGCTTCTCACAAGAAGCTGTATTTTCCCGATCGGCTCCACAGAGACTTCCTTGAG GTGATGTTCACCAACAGGAAGGAGAGAGCAGAACTACTGGAAGGTCTCGTCATCGACTCAAAGGACCCAAACATTCCCAAATTCCCTCAG aaaatacaCCTCTTATGGGGTGAAAATGATCAAATATTTAAGCAGGAACTAGCTCACAACATGAAAGA GCAACTAGGAGCTAATGCAACATTTGAAGGCATAAAGAAAGCAGGTCATTTGGTTCACTTGGAAAGACCTTGTGTTTACAATAGGTATCTCAAGAGATTTCTTGCCTCCCTGAATGAACTTGAAGCTCATAATTAA
- the LOC126790024 gene encoding DNA-3-methyladenine glycosylase 1: MAKRSKPQTEIPENPSTSSKIPFRPQKILKLTTTTTKLTIFPKTLSPLTSQSEITLALNHLRSSDLQLSGLIDSYTPPSFDSDRPPFQSLARSILYQQLATKAAQSIYTRFVTLCGGESLILPETLLSLTAQNLRKIGVSGRKASYLHDLAEKFTDGTLSDSAILEMDDESLLTMLTVVKGIGAWSVHMFMIFSLKRPDVLPVGDLGVRKGVKMLYGLKGLPKPLEMEELCEKWRPYRSVGSWYMWRYMEAKGVL, from the coding sequence ATGGCCAAGCGATCCAAACCTCAAACTGAAATTCCCGAAAACCCCTCAACTTCCTCCAAAATCCCATTCCGGCCCCAAAAAATCCTAAAgctcaccaccaccacaaccaaGCTCACCATCTTCCCCAAAACCCTAAGCCCATTAACCTCCCAATCCGAAATCACACTCGCCCTAAATCACTTACGGAGCTCCGACCTGCAATTATCGGGCCTGATCGACTCCTACACCCCGCCGTCTTTCGATTCCGACCGACCCCCGTTCCAATCACTCGCGCGTAGCATTCTCTACCAGCAACTCGCCACCAAAGCCGCCCAGTCGATCTACACGCGCTTCGTCACGCTCTGCGGCGGCGAGTCGTTGATTCTCCCGGAAACTCTGCTCTCCCTAACGGCCCAGAATCTCCGGAAAATCGGGGTTTCGGGGCGGAAGGCGTCTTATCTGCATGACTTGGCGGAGAAGTTTACGGATGGGACTTTGTCGGATTCGGCGATTCTGGAAATGGACGACGAGTCGTTGCTGACGATGCTGACCGTGGTGAAGGGGATTGGGGCTTGGTCGGTGCATATGTTTATGATATTCTCGCTTAAACGACCTGACGTTTTGCCGGTGGGGGATCTTGGTGTGCGGAAAGGAGTGAAGATGTTGTATGGGTTGAAGGGGCTGCCGAAGCCGTTGGAGATGGAGGAGCTTTGTGAGAAGTGGAGGCCTTATAGGTCTGTTGGGTCTTGGTACATGTGGAGGTATATGGAAGCCAAAGGGGTGTTGTAG
- the LOC126800665 gene encoding late embryogenesis abundant protein 19-like translates to MTNVYGEAKQKIDSASQVASNKASDAKETMSILYGEAKQKASLASNVASDKASGAKETAENMYGEAKQKMNWATDMASDKAYDAKEGAASMYGEAKQNLNSASNLVSDRAYDTKETTANIYGEAKQRMNHASNVASDRVNDTKESAKGAMGCGYDKATGAYGEAKNKIKTATSTVSGKAYDAMEYGRETAANVYDGAKEKMNLGSDKANIARDRVAGGIEYGRQNAAHSYDEAKERVGEAYKEAKDTVSEHTRHKYEAAKERASQATGDLGAKMRN, encoded by the coding sequence ATGACAAATGTGTATGGGGAGGCTAAGCAGAAAATAGATTCAGCTTCACAAGTGGCGTCAAATAAAGCCTCAGATGCGAAAGAAACAATGTCAATTTTGTATGGAGAAGCTAAGCAGAAGGCAAGCTTAGCTTCAAATGTGGCATCAGATAAAGCTTCTGGTGCCAAAGAGACTGCAGAAAATATGTATGGGGAAGCTAAGCAGAAAATGAATTGGGCTACAGATATGGCTTCAGACAAAGCATATGATGCCAAGGAGGGAGCAGCCAGCATGTATGGGGAAGCTAAGCAAAATTTGAATTCAGCTTCAAATTTGGTTTCAGATAGAGCTTATGATACCAAAGAGACGACCGCCAATATTTATGGGGAAGCTAAGCAGAGAATGaatcatgcttcaaatgttgCTTCAGACAGGGTTAATGATACCAAAGAGTCGGCGAAAGGGGCCATGGGTTGTGGATATGACAAAGCAACTGGTGCCTATGGTGAGGCAAAGAATAAAATCAAAACGGCTACAAGTACTGTGTCTGGCAAGGCTTATGATGCAATGGAATATGGAAGAGAGACTGCTGCAAATGTGTATGATGGAGCAAAGGAGAAAATGAACTTGGGTTCTGACAAGGCCAATATTGCGAGAGATAGGGTGGCAGGAGGAATAGAGTATGGAAGACAAAATGCAGCCCATTCCTATGATGAGGCGAAAGAAAGGGTGGGGGAGGCATACAAAGAAGCTAAGGATACTGTATCTGAGCATACCAGGCATAAGTATGAGGCTGCCAAGGAGAGGGCCTCGCAGGCAACAGGTGATCTTGGGGCGAAGATGAGAAATTGA
- the LOC126790004 gene encoding zinc-finger homeodomain protein 6-like, with translation MEVRGQDKILGMPTTLGFSPQNRDSSSSSKLSSSSLHHHHHHHVNNTLIFNHPQTLEPFYQPPPHHEPHQSNPYKPSRDPDPVPNPDPNLSPVAVFTTPRARSTTPRGANHSFKAAPSAALAQVPVSEPVTASKAVRYRECLKNHAASTGGHVLDGCGEFMPTGGEDSPGGLRCAACECHRNFHRKEIEGETQLVHVPNNYHVLNNHNKNSHSSRRNASSAPVVPSLPPPPPVHQHYQHHHFPATSPTVPASFPPGMMTFGGGGGPAESSSEDLNHINMYDQSNQAGGSRKRFRTKFSQEQKDKMLEVAEKLGWRIQKHDEQEVQQLCSDLGVKRQVFKVWMHNNKQAMKKKQL, from the coding sequence ATGGAGGTGAGAGGCCAAGATAAGATTTTAGGGATGCCAACGACCTTGGGGTTCAGCCCCCAAAATAGAgactcatcttcttcttccaagctctcttcttcatctcttcatcatcatcatcatcatcacgtAAACAACACTCTAATCTTCAACCACCCTCAAACCCTAGAACCATTTTATCAACCTCCACCTCATCATGAGCCTCACCAGTCGAATCCATACAAACCCAGTAGAGATCCAGACCCAGTTCCAAACCCAGATCCGAACCTATCACCTGTTGCTGTCTTCACCACCCCAAGAGCAAGAAGCACCACACCACGCGGAGCAAACCACAGCTTCAAAGCAGCGCCATCGGCGGCACTGGCACAAGTACCAGTATCTGAGCCTGTTACAGCTTCGAAAGCAGTTCGCTATCGAGAATGCTTGAAGAATCACGCGGCGAGTACAGGAGGGCATGTACTGGATGGCTGCGGAGAGTTCATGCCAACCGGAGGGGAAGACAGCCCGGGAGGTCTAAGATGTGCTGCGTGTGAGTGCCACAGAAATTTTCACAGGAAAGAGATTGAGGGTGAAACTCAATTAGTACATGTACCAAATAATTACCATGTCCTTAACAACCACAACAAAAACAGCCATAGCAGCCGTAGAAATGCATCATCAGCACCAGTTGTACCCTCTCTCCCTCCACCACCTCCTGTTCACCAGCACTATCAGCATCATCATTTCCCGGCCACTAGTCCTACTGTGCCGGCATCATTTCCGCCTGGGATGATGACTTTTGGAGGTGGCGGAGGACCGGCCGAGTCATCCAGCGAAGATCTCAACCATATCAACATGTACGATCAGTCAAATCAGGCTGGGGGTTCAAGGAAGCGGTTTCGGACAAAGTTCAGTCAAGAACAGAAAGACAAGATGTTGGAAGTGGCTGAGAAATTGGGATGGAGGATCCAGAAGCACGATGAGCAAGAGGTGCAACAGTTGTGTTCTGATTTGGGTGTGAAAAGACAAGTTTTCAAGGTATGGATGCACAACAATAAACAAGCCATGAAGAAGAAGCAACTGTAA
- the LOC126800655 gene encoding uncharacterized protein LOC126800655 produces MTKGLAPTMMSLLVIWLAMSFQTSDAHDSVSDPNAQNRLQFEKLLEVKLQVAFKTIEQGNQIEGQKMLEIITTLFMRFKSLPHEEKMACLSEIMIKVKKSLNKETQLIAEEFLGGLQMGVTIVKKPQEHTASSPSSQNGSQKEQFVQLLEQTLQIAFQKMQQGNQPEAKMKLEAITTIFMRFDSMPQEQKLAKLTEIVLNIKKSLNKECQAAADEYLLGVQMGVKIVNERQQGTASGPVNEHRQGTASGPSGQQGSVNEQFVQQLEQNLRIAFQKIQEGNQFEAQKSFEVTSTIFTRCKSMPHEEKMAKLTEIVLKIKKSLNIETQAICEDFLGGVQMGVKIVKGHQENTISSPFGFVGVQNQQFVQLLEQNLKVAFQKIEEGNQFEAQMRLRAIVPLFTQFKSMPQEEKMTNLFDIMLNIKKPLDKQTQSAAAEYLLGVQMGVMIVKEHQENVGSSPTGQKSSQTTIFGQIHS; encoded by the exons ATGACGAAGGGTTTAGCTCCAACAATGATGTCTTTATTGGTGATATGGCTAGCTATGTCGTTTCAAACTTCGGATGCTCACGACTCTGTCTCTGATCCAAACGCTCAGAACCGTTTGCAATTTGAGAAACTACTTGAGGTAAAATTACAGGTAGCTTTTAAGACaattgaacaaggaaatcaaatTGAAGGTCAGAAGATGCTTGAAATTATTACCACTCTTTTTATGAGGTTTAAATCTTTGCCTCATGAAGAAAAAATGGCTTGTCTTTCTGAGATCATGATAAAGGTTAAGAAGTCACTCAATAAAGAAACTCAACTTATTGCTGAAGAATTCCTTGGAGGCCTGCAAatgggagtcacgattgttaaGAAACCTCAAGAACATACTGCATCAAGTCCATCTAGTCAGAATGGTTCTCAAAAAGAGCAATTTGTGCAACTACTTGAGCAAACCTTGCAAATAGCTTTTCAGAAAATGCAACAAGGGAATCAGCCTGAAGCTAAAATGAAGCTTGAAGCAATTACAACTATTTTTATGAGGTTTGACTCTATGCCTCAAGAACAGAAACTGGCAAAACTTACCGAGATTGTGTTGAATATTAAGAAGTCACTGAATAAAGAATGCCAAGCGGCTGCTGATGAATACCTTTTGGGCGTGCAAATGGGAGTCAAGATTGTTAACGAACGTCAACAAG GTACTGCTTCTGGTCCTGTTAACGAACATCGACAAGGTACTGCTTCTGGTCCATCTGGTCAACAAGGTTCTGTAAATGAGCAATTTGTGCAACAACTTGAGCAAAATTTACGAATAGCTTTTCAAAAAATTCAAGAAGGAAATCAATTTGAAGCTCAAAAGAGTTTTGAAGTTACTAGCACTATTTTTACAAGGTGTAAATCTATGCCTCATGAAGAGAAAATGGCTAAACTAACCGAAATCGTGTTGAAGATTAAGAAGTCACTcaatatagaaacacaagCTATTTGTGAAGATTTCCTAGGAGGCGTGCAAATGGGAGTCAAGATTGTTAAAGGACATCAAGAGAATACTATTTCTAGTCCATTTGGTTTTGTAGGTGTTCAAAATCAGCAATTTGTGCAACTACTTGAGCAAAACTTGAAAGTAGCTTTTCAGAAAATTGAAGAAGGAAATCAATTTGAAGCTCAAATGAGGCTGAGAGCTATTGTTCCTCTTTTCACACAGTTTAAATCTATGCCTCAAGAagagaaaatgacaaaccttTTCGACATCATGTTGAATATTAAGAAGCCACTAGATAAACAAACACAATCGGCTGCTGCAGAATACCTTCTAGGCGTGCAAATGGGAGTCATGATTGTTAAGGAACATCAAGAGAATGTTGGCTCTAGTCCCACTGGTCAGAAAAGTTCTCAAACCACAATATTTGGTCAAATACACAGTTGA